One Corynebacterium efficiens YS-314 DNA segment encodes these proteins:
- a CDS encoding SpaH/EbpB family LPXTG-anchored major pilin — MQIVTMMFRPRVRLTGFIALCCALFLALVMSAVPVPAAPGDTRSIDPDAVTSIEIHKFEQPVVAGTVANGLPRDTSGLTPVPGATYTAKRVPGIDLTTNSGQQAAAELTLRQVAERTAGAPEAATAVTDDNGRATLSGLGVGLYYVQETVIPAGYAGASPFVVALPLTHPQRGDEWLTTVYVYPKTARVGVDLEVVDQDAVKIGDTVRWISRSGIPLRSSITGYRVDQIIHPQLSLTGGTGNETSSVRVTIEAGGEVQVQAQMRFASFVRQVADTPSLTANVDYRTSYSASTRTLQVLFLEPGLRKLEQAIAGSPGARVRIEYDTTVWGEGALLNEAVLYPSRYALDTGSGVRDGASTKWGPLSVTVMQRDDPSRPVAGAIFELYATPQDAFARRNPITINGVSRWATDDQGRLVINGLRFSEFVNGLDRESSDPLFRDYWVVPVSLPDGWSWVDQQPLGGTVNSELEYQTLVYLAEQKPDDPDTGELGRTGLVFGWIPIPWIFDWFGGSSDGSSSGVSSPMNPGEQPGNQPETPAGIQQDALTDRSGLASTGAQVIGLVMFGLVLMIAGAFLVLGRKRRNEEMVEP; from the coding sequence ATGCAGATAGTGACTATGATGTTCCGGCCCCGGGTGAGACTGACCGGATTCATCGCCCTGTGCTGTGCGTTGTTTCTCGCCCTGGTGATGTCGGCTGTGCCGGTCCCGGCCGCGCCGGGGGATACCCGTTCGATTGATCCGGATGCGGTCACCAGCATTGAGATCCACAAGTTTGAACAGCCAGTCGTGGCTGGCACTGTGGCCAATGGTCTGCCCAGGGATACCAGTGGTCTCACACCTGTACCCGGCGCCACCTACACCGCGAAGCGGGTGCCGGGAATTGACCTGACCACCAACAGTGGTCAGCAGGCAGCCGCAGAACTTACCCTGCGCCAGGTTGCTGAGCGCACAGCTGGCGCGCCGGAGGCCGCCACTGCTGTCACCGATGACAATGGTCGCGCCACCCTCTCCGGTCTCGGGGTGGGCCTGTACTACGTGCAGGAGACCGTCATACCTGCTGGTTATGCGGGTGCTTCTCCCTTCGTTGTCGCTCTGCCGTTGACGCACCCCCAGCGTGGCGACGAGTGGTTGACCACGGTGTATGTCTATCCCAAGACCGCCAGGGTGGGGGTGGATCTTGAAGTCGTGGATCAGGATGCGGTGAAGATCGGTGACACCGTACGCTGGATCTCCCGTTCCGGTATTCCGCTCAGGTCCTCGATCACCGGTTACCGCGTTGACCAGATCATTCATCCCCAGCTCTCACTGACCGGTGGTACCGGGAATGAGACCAGTAGCGTCAGGGTGACGATTGAAGCCGGCGGTGAGGTCCAGGTGCAGGCGCAGATGAGATTCGCCTCCTTCGTCAGGCAGGTGGCCGATACCCCATCGCTGACGGCCAATGTTGATTACAGAACCAGTTATTCAGCCTCCACCCGGACTCTCCAGGTCCTGTTCCTCGAACCGGGACTGCGTAAATTGGAACAGGCCATCGCGGGCTCCCCCGGGGCCCGGGTCCGCATCGAGTACGACACCACGGTCTGGGGTGAGGGAGCCCTGCTCAACGAGGCTGTGCTCTACCCCAGCAGATATGCCCTTGATACCGGCAGCGGGGTCCGGGATGGGGCCAGCACCAAGTGGGGTCCGTTATCGGTCACCGTGATGCAGAGAGATGACCCATCCCGCCCGGTTGCAGGTGCAATCTTTGAGTTGTACGCAACACCGCAGGACGCCTTCGCACGCCGTAATCCGATCACCATCAACGGCGTCAGCCGGTGGGCCACCGATGACCAGGGGCGCCTGGTGATCAACGGGTTGAGGTTCTCGGAGTTTGTCAACGGTCTCGACCGTGAGTCATCTGATCCTCTTTTCCGTGACTACTGGGTGGTGCCGGTCAGCCTGCCGGATGGATGGTCCTGGGTTGATCAACAGCCGCTCGGTGGCACCGTGAACTCAGAGCTTGAATACCAGACTCTGGTCTACTTGGCGGAACAGAAACCGGATGATCCTGATACAGGAGAGCTAGGGCGCACCGGACTAGTATTCGGTTGGATTCCGATTCCATGGATTTTCGACTGGTTCGGGGGCAGCAGCGACGGCAGCAGTAGCGGAGTTTCCTCCCCGATGAACCCGGGTGAGCAACCAGGTAACCAGCCCGAAACACCAGCAGGCATCCAGCAGGATGCCTTAACCGATAGGAGTGGCCTTGCCTCCACGGGTGCCCAGGTGATCGGTCTCGTGATGTTCGGTCTCGTGCTAATGATCGCCGGTGCGTTCCTGGTGCTCGGTCGGAAACGCCGGAATGAGGAGATGGTGGAGCCGTGA
- a CDS encoding class C sortase — MSHSQLSGRAGTSVRVEGKSKPGTTGRRRWISIGLQLLAMLGLAVMVYPQAANWVSTLGHQAQVSGYVRQVDTLADPERVAAIEQARAYNTDIPRGVLRDPYTPRFDDLTVDERYGSYLDQLRVGDGDAIGEVSYPGLGISLPLYHGTTDEVLSKGVGHLFGSSLPVGGHSTHAVMTSHSGLANAELFTRLPEARTGDIFTVTVLGEKLYYEVRNLETVLPHEAGALEVIEGEDWVTLLTCTPTGINSHRFLVQAQRIPAPAEEGIRTVAGVGLTAVFPWWALIFLGGSALAAVLIFSPPRKKHHAGKHRLGESRARSEEAQ; from the coding sequence ATGTCCCACTCACAGTTGAGCGGACGTGCGGGCACCTCTGTCCGTGTTGAGGGAAAGTCAAAGCCCGGAACAACGGGCAGGCGGCGGTGGATCTCCATTGGACTGCAGCTGCTTGCCATGCTCGGCCTGGCTGTCATGGTCTATCCACAGGCGGCGAACTGGGTGTCCACCCTGGGGCACCAAGCACAGGTGTCTGGCTACGTCCGGCAGGTTGACACCCTGGCTGACCCCGAGCGGGTGGCTGCGATCGAGCAGGCGAGGGCGTACAACACCGACATTCCGCGCGGGGTGCTCCGCGATCCCTACACCCCACGATTCGATGATCTCACCGTCGATGAGCGTTATGGTTCCTACCTCGACCAATTAAGAGTTGGGGACGGTGACGCCATCGGTGAGGTGAGTTATCCCGGCCTGGGGATCTCCCTGCCCCTCTACCACGGCACCACGGATGAAGTGCTTTCCAAGGGGGTGGGGCACCTGTTCGGCAGTTCCCTCCCCGTTGGTGGGCATTCCACCCACGCGGTGATGACCAGCCATTCCGGGCTGGCCAACGCCGAACTCTTTACTCGACTCCCTGAAGCACGAACCGGTGATATCTTCACTGTCACGGTGCTGGGGGAGAAGCTGTACTACGAGGTCAGGAATCTCGAAACAGTCCTGCCCCATGAAGCAGGTGCCCTGGAGGTCATCGAGGGGGAGGACTGGGTTACATTGCTGACCTGCACCCCGACCGGCATCAACAGCCACCGTTTCCTGGTGCAGGCACAGCGCATCCCAGCTCCTGCAGAGGAGGGTATACGTACCGTTGCAGGAGTTGGCCTGACGGCGGTCTTCCCCTGGTGGGCCCTGATCTTCCTGGGCGGATCAGCGCTGGCCGCCGTCCTGATCTTCAGCCCACCACGAAAGAAGCACCACGCTGGAAAGCACCGTCTCGGTGAGTCCCGCGCCCGTAGCGAGGAAGCACAGTAA
- a CDS encoding SpaH/EbpB family LPXTG-anchored major pilin, with protein sequence MKTLKRRGLLAKAGALLAVAALAFSASPSYAQTNDVPETANVVITKLEQPTVAGSVASGQSQTLPEGSKGIEDVEFTAYRVPVYKAGENGDEHPARTSAWQQATADIDLDMAKSRVAELATPTEVALNPTNENGVTNWSAAAAGLYLIRETSTPAGVIPAQDFLLAVPMTNPEGTGWLTDIYVYPKGSTFSASKSVDNAASLKTGDPVTWTIEAGIPLIRSHTSGDPVAPAEFKIVDTFNTADLELVGGANGVTVTVPGIEFVTADYTVDVNPVVDGLTTVTITFNEGGLAKLVGKDDVTVELKTTVLKAGEINTTATITATDDTRATTVTDIKQTVKYGKVTLTKKNQNGQLAKDAVFRVYATEAHAKAKGDNHLITATNKTGIWKTGEGGKVILDGFRFSDFADGADQVKGADGSLYQTYWLVEMTAPAGQQLLAEPVPFTVTEVEDTLEVTNTANTNAFVLPLTGGTGTAMLTILGLGILAIVLFVARSRRNAEA encoded by the coding sequence ATGAAAACTCTCAAACGGCGAGGCCTCCTCGCCAAGGCTGGCGCCCTACTGGCCGTAGCCGCGCTCGCATTCAGCGCATCCCCGTCGTATGCGCAGACAAACGACGTACCGGAGACGGCGAATGTCGTCATCACCAAGCTGGAACAGCCTACTGTTGCGGGTTCTGTTGCTAGTGGCCAGTCTCAGACCCTCCCCGAAGGAAGCAAGGGAATCGAGGATGTTGAATTCACTGCCTATCGTGTTCCTGTGTACAAAGCAGGAGAGAACGGGGATGAGCACCCTGCTCGTACCTCAGCGTGGCAGCAGGCAACAGCTGACATTGACCTTGATATGGCGAAAAGTCGGGTTGCTGAGCTTGCCACCCCTACAGAAGTAGCGCTGAACCCGACCAACGAAAATGGCGTAACTAACTGGTCAGCCGCTGCTGCCGGTCTCTACCTGATCCGCGAGACCTCCACCCCAGCAGGCGTCATCCCGGCTCAGGATTTCCTCCTGGCAGTGCCCATGACCAATCCTGAAGGAACAGGTTGGCTGACCGATATCTATGTCTACCCCAAGGGTTCGACCTTCAGCGCCAGCAAGAGCGTTGACAATGCAGCCAGCCTCAAGACAGGTGACCCCGTCACCTGGACAATCGAGGCCGGTATTCCCCTGATCCGTTCCCATACCAGCGGTGATCCCGTCGCACCCGCGGAATTCAAGATCGTTGATACATTCAACACTGCCGACCTGGAATTGGTCGGGGGAGCTAATGGAGTGACGGTCACTGTGCCTGGGATTGAATTTGTCACAGCCGATTACACCGTCGATGTCAATCCGGTAGTAGATGGGTTGACCACCGTCACAATCACCTTTAACGAAGGTGGCCTGGCCAAGCTGGTAGGCAAGGATGACGTCACCGTTGAGTTGAAAACCACCGTGCTCAAGGCGGGTGAAATCAATACTACTGCAACGATTACCGCCACGGATGATACACGCGCCACGACGGTAACCGACATCAAGCAGACAGTGAAGTACGGCAAGGTCACCCTGACGAAGAAGAATCAGAACGGCCAGCTCGCAAAGGACGCTGTGTTCCGGGTGTACGCAACTGAGGCCCACGCAAAGGCCAAGGGAGATAATCACCTGATAACCGCGACGAACAAGACCGGTATCTGGAAAACCGGAGAAGGCGGAAAAGTTATCCTCGATGGCTTCCGATTCAGTGATTTTGCCGACGGAGCAGACCAGGTTAAGGGGGCAGATGGTTCCCTCTACCAGACCTACTGGCTCGTGGAGATGACCGCCCCGGCGGGACAGCAGCTGCTCGCTGAGCCGGTCCCCTTCACCGTGACGGAGGTCGAAGACACGCTGGAAGTCACTAACACCGCCAACACCAACGCGTTCGTTCTGCCGCTCACAGGTGGCACCGGCACCGCGATGCTGACCATCCTGGGTCTCGGCATCCTGGCGATCGTGCTGTTCGTCGCACGCTCCCGTCGCAACGCTGAGGCGTAA